Proteins encoded together in one Stutzerimonas stutzeri window:
- a CDS encoding RAQPRD family integrative conjugative element protein yields the protein MGQTNRRTSAWPALAVVLAVSFSALQPAAAADSLASEREQLAALARQLDLIDRLAEHAANTAPQERARYHFDYAQLRADLKRVRAGLEDYLVPQRAQPRDPVPLAGDYVRRDRADDDDEEPSP from the coding sequence ATGGGACAGACCAACCGCCGCACATCCGCATGGCCTGCGCTTGCCGTGGTGTTGGCTGTGTCGTTCTCGGCGCTGCAGCCTGCCGCCGCTGCCGACAGCCTCGCCTCGGAGCGTGAGCAGCTCGCCGCGCTTGCCCGCCAACTCGACCTGATCGACCGCCTCGCCGAGCACGCCGCCAATACCGCTCCGCAGGAGCGCGCCCGCTACCACTTCGACTACGCCCAACTGCGTGCCGACCTGAAGCGCGTTCGCGCCGGCCTGGAGGACTACCTCGTGCCCCAGCGCGCCCAGCCGCGCGATCCCGTCCCGCTGGCCGGCGATTACGTCCGCCGTGACCGCGCCGACGACGACGACGAGGAGCCATCGCCATGA
- a CDS encoding TIGR03758 family integrating conjugative element protein, producing MTPSADQVAAFQANGGFAPSAVSAVVLAFVFAVLLLWGVWAMRTAYVGWAEHRITERQFLAVVVRFVAMYLVLTFFLLS from the coding sequence ATGACGCCCTCTGCCGATCAGGTCGCCGCCTTCCAGGCCAACGGCGGCTTCGCGCCTTCGGCCGTCTCTGCCGTGGTGCTCGCTTTCGTGTTCGCCGTGTTGCTGCTGTGGGGCGTGTGGGCCATGCGCACCGCCTACGTCGGCTGGGCCGAGCACCGCATCACCGAGCGTCAGTTTCTCGCCGTCGTCGTGCGCTTCGTGGCGATGTACCTGGTACTGACCTTCTTCCTCCTCTCCTGA
- a CDS encoding TIGR03745 family integrating conjugative element membrane protein, which produces MNTSSTSHRIPSRIAAPLLPLALAGLPLSAFAQGLPTMEDPSRGQGSGILQTLQNYGYDIVLLIALLVVASMFVGVCYHAYTRYSEIHTGRATWGQFGLTVAVGAILLVVGIWLLTKATGVL; this is translated from the coding sequence ATGAACACGTCATCGACATCCCATCGCATTCCGTCCCGCATCGCCGCACCGCTGCTGCCGCTGGCGCTCGCGGGCCTGCCGCTGTCGGCCTTCGCGCAGGGCCTGCCGACCATGGAGGACCCTTCGCGCGGCCAGGGCAGCGGCATCCTGCAGACCTTGCAGAACTACGGCTACGACATCGTGCTGCTGATCGCGCTGCTGGTGGTCGCCTCGATGTTCGTCGGTGTCTGCTATCACGCCTACACGCGCTACTCGGAGATCCACACCGGCCGCGCCACCTGGGGCCAGTTCGGCCTGACGGTCGCCGTGGGCGCGATCCTGCTGGTGGTCGGCATCTGGCTGCTCACCAAGGCCACCGGCGTGCTGTGA
- a CDS encoding TIGR03750 family conjugal transfer protein, translating into MAVPSETPQDTLVSFLPHRLNRQPVVVRGLTADELWICAGLSAAAGFALGLPLAWLTHSIAMVPTLIVAGIALGVFVGGGFLRAQKRGRPDTWLYRQLQWRLALRHPALAALLGGQRLITRSGYWTTRRNANRGAP; encoded by the coding sequence ATGGCCGTCCCCTCGGAGACCCCGCAAGACACGCTGGTGAGCTTCCTGCCGCACCGGCTGAATCGCCAGCCGGTGGTCGTGCGCGGGCTGACCGCCGACGAGTTGTGGATCTGCGCCGGCCTGTCGGCCGCAGCCGGATTCGCACTCGGCCTGCCGCTGGCCTGGCTCACGCACAGCATCGCCATGGTGCCGACGCTGATCGTCGCCGGCATCGCGCTGGGCGTCTTCGTCGGCGGTGGTTTTCTGCGCGCACAGAAGCGCGGCCGGCCCGACACCTGGCTCTACCGACAGCTCCAGTGGCGGCTGGCATTGCGGCACCCGGCGCTGGCAGCGCTCCTGGGCGGGCAGCGCCTCATCACCCGCTCGGGCTACTGGACGACCCGGCGCAACGCCAATCGAGGTGCGCCATGA
- a CDS encoding PFL_4703 family integrating conjugative element protein: protein MSRFRNEVAHLQAHVKTLRLGAGALFAVALLLGFGWWSAPKSLTIHVPPDLRSGSMRKWWDVPPESVYAFSFYIWQQVQRWPTNGEEDYPRNLRALSAYLTPSCRAFLQQDYEYRRASGELRQRVRGIYEIPGRGYGDDPATRVKVLSDRDWIVTLDVSADEYYGSEQVKRALVRYPIKVVRLDIDPERNPFGLALDCYASAPQRIETPPTPTQAGAPANASGHLQGDSP from the coding sequence ATGAGCCGTTTCAGGAACGAGGTTGCGCACCTGCAGGCGCACGTGAAGACGCTGCGTCTGGGGGCCGGCGCGTTGTTCGCGGTGGCGCTGCTGCTCGGCTTCGGCTGGTGGAGTGCGCCGAAGAGTCTGACCATCCATGTGCCGCCGGACTTGCGCTCGGGCAGCATGCGCAAGTGGTGGGACGTGCCGCCCGAGAGCGTGTATGCCTTCTCGTTCTACATCTGGCAGCAGGTACAGCGTTGGCCCACGAACGGCGAAGAAGACTATCCGCGCAACCTGCGCGCGCTGTCGGCCTACCTGACGCCGAGCTGCCGGGCCTTCCTGCAACAGGACTACGAGTACCGGCGCGCCAGTGGCGAGCTGCGTCAGCGCGTGCGCGGCATCTACGAGATTCCCGGCCGCGGCTACGGCGATGATCCGGCCACGCGCGTCAAGGTGCTCTCCGACCGCGATTGGATCGTCACGCTCGACGTGAGCGCGGACGAATACTACGGCTCCGAGCAGGTCAAGCGTGCCCTGGTGCGCTACCCCATCAAGGTCGTCCGGCTGGACATCGACCCCGAGCGCAACCCCTTTGGCCTGGCGCTGGACTGCTACGCCAGCGCGCCCCAGCGCATCGAAACGCCGCCGACGCCGACCCAGGCCGGCGCGCCCGCCAACGCCTCCGGCCACCTGCAGGGAGACTCCCCATGA
- a CDS encoding TIGR03749 family integrating conjugative element protein translates to MKPVALSALAGVLLILGVVPASQAVEILRWERLPLPVPLVVGQERVVFIDRNVRVGVPASVGDHLRVQSAGGAIYLRASEPIPPTRLQLQDVESGALILLDIAAEPAKDGQAPLEPVRIVEAEAPAKRYGGGAASGADEQADAPADKSVPRRETPVSVVLTRHAAQNLYAPLRTVEPVAGIGRVNLRRGLALDTLLPTLPVQARALAAWRLEDQWVTAVRLTNTAARWLDLDPRALQGNFVAATFQHPNLGPAGTPSDTTVLYLVTRGHGLAESLLPALSPIDATANLPPAAAAGSTGGARDEK, encoded by the coding sequence ATGAAGCCCGTTGCCTTGTCGGCCCTGGCCGGCGTCCTGCTGATCCTCGGTGTCGTGCCGGCCAGCCAGGCCGTGGAAATCCTGCGCTGGGAGCGGCTGCCCCTGCCGGTGCCGCTGGTGGTCGGCCAGGAGCGCGTGGTCTTCATCGACCGCAATGTGCGCGTCGGCGTACCGGCCAGCGTCGGCGACCATCTGCGCGTGCAGAGTGCGGGCGGCGCGATCTACCTGCGGGCGAGCGAGCCGATTCCGCCCACGCGGCTGCAACTGCAGGACGTGGAATCCGGCGCGCTGATCCTGCTCGACATCGCCGCCGAGCCGGCGAAGGACGGCCAGGCGCCGCTGGAGCCGGTGCGCATCGTGGAAGCGGAGGCCCCCGCGAAGCGCTACGGCGGCGGTGCAGCAAGTGGCGCGGACGAGCAGGCCGATGCGCCCGCAGACAAATCCGTTCCCCGGCGCGAAACGCCGGTATCGGTCGTGTTGACGCGCCATGCCGCACAGAACCTGTACGCGCCGCTGCGCACCGTCGAGCCAGTCGCCGGCATCGGGCGCGTGAACCTGCGCCGCGGCCTCGCGCTGGACACCTTGCTGCCGACGCTGCCGGTGCAGGCGCGGGCACTGGCCGCGTGGCGCCTGGAAGACCAGTGGGTGACGGCCGTGCGACTCACCAACACCGCCGCGCGTTGGCTCGACCTCGACCCGCGCGCCCTGCAGGGGAACTTCGTGGCGGCGACCTTCCAGCATCCGAACCTGGGTCCGGCCGGCACTCCGTCCGACACCACGGTGCTCTACCTGGTCACGCGCGGCCACGGCCTGGCCGAGTCGCTGCTGCCGGCGCTGAGCCCGATCGATGCCACCGCGAACCTGCCGCCGGCCGCCGCGGCCGGCTCGACCGGAGGCGCGCGCGATGAAAAGTAA
- a CDS encoding TIGR03752 family integrating conjugative element protein: protein MKSNPLLKWLLIPMALLLVFVGVKLFSGAPGGQPAPKGAASTLTPEEMKALGIAGDTPRDTVATLVAQVKQLRTELQSALGDNKQHKAENERLRARESAIDQRIQSALEGERNRLEQERTQVASDRQQTQGLLQDLQRQLDGLAGKGGPSDLPVGLGLEEGDGKRFNRGVGGTQWVEPDDAKVDAKNASKEPSFPLSFGPAQKSLSAAAESVADVGSRAVGASTKAVYTVPSNSTLMGSIAMTALIGRVPIDGTVNDPYPFKVLIGPDNLTANGIDIPDVAGAVVSGTASGDWTLSCVRGQIRSVTFVFQDGTIRTVPEDSGKGGSSGGNSGHNGASIQGGLGWISDPYGIPCVSGERRSNAQQYLGSQALITAAGAGAASLIKSDNGSVAVVANSNGSLGTVGISGNEAMGRILAGGVRDMADWVNKLYGQAFAAVYVQPGAKVAVHLEQPLDIDYDAKGRRVHHRTGEAHASDLD, encoded by the coding sequence ATGAAAAGTAATCCGCTGCTCAAGTGGCTGCTGATCCCGATGGCGCTGCTGCTGGTGTTCGTCGGCGTCAAACTGTTCTCCGGCGCCCCCGGCGGCCAGCCCGCCCCCAAGGGCGCGGCCAGTACGCTCACGCCCGAGGAGATGAAAGCCCTGGGCATCGCCGGCGACACGCCGCGCGATACCGTCGCCACGCTGGTGGCCCAGGTGAAGCAGTTGCGCACCGAGCTGCAGAGCGCGCTCGGCGACAACAAGCAGCACAAGGCCGAGAACGAGCGCCTGCGTGCCCGGGAAAGCGCGATCGACCAGCGCATCCAGAGCGCGCTGGAAGGCGAACGCAACCGCCTGGAGCAGGAGCGCACCCAGGTGGCCAGCGACAGGCAGCAGACCCAGGGGCTGCTGCAGGATCTGCAGCGGCAACTGGACGGCCTTGCCGGCAAGGGTGGCCCGTCCGACCTGCCCGTCGGGCTGGGGCTGGAAGAGGGTGACGGCAAGCGCTTCAACCGCGGCGTCGGTGGTACGCAGTGGGTCGAGCCCGACGATGCCAAGGTCGACGCCAAGAACGCCAGCAAGGAGCCGAGCTTTCCCCTGAGCTTCGGGCCGGCCCAGAAAAGCCTGTCGGCCGCAGCGGAATCCGTCGCCGACGTCGGCAGCCGCGCGGTGGGTGCCTCCACGAAGGCGGTCTACACCGTGCCGTCGAACTCGACGCTCATGGGGTCGATTGCCATGACGGCGCTGATCGGGCGCGTGCCGATCGATGGAACGGTCAACGACCCGTACCCGTTCAAGGTGCTGATCGGCCCGGATAACCTCACGGCCAACGGCATCGACATCCCCGACGTGGCCGGCGCCGTGGTCAGCGGCACGGCCTCGGGCGACTGGACGCTCTCGTGCGTGCGCGGGCAAATCCGCTCGGTCACGTTCGTGTTCCAGGACGGCACCATCCGCACGGTGCCGGAGGACAGCGGCAAGGGCGGCAGCAGCGGCGGCAACTCGGGTCACAACGGCGCCAGCATCCAGGGCGGCCTGGGCTGGATCAGCGACCCCTACGGCATTCCCTGCGTCAGCGGCGAGCGGCGCAGCAACGCCCAGCAGTACCTGGGCAGTCAGGCGCTCATCACCGCGGCCGGCGCCGGCGCGGCCTCGCTCATCAAGTCCGACAACGGCAGCGTGGCCGTGGTCGCCAACAGCAACGGCTCGCTGGGCACCGTCGGCATCAGCGGCAACGAAGCGATGGGCCGCATCCTCGCGGGCGGCGTGCGCGACATGGCCGATTGGGTCAACAAGCTCTACGGCCAGGCCTTCGCGGCGGTCTACGTGCAGCCCGGCGCCAAGGTGGCCGTGCATCTGGAGCAGCCGCTCGACATCGACTACGACGCCAAGGGGCGTCGGGTTCACCACCGCACCGGAGAAGCCCATGCCTCGGATCTGGATTGA
- a CDS encoding TIGR03751 family conjugal transfer lipoprotein produces MPRIWIDAAAVLLAATLLGGCATSKEKLLPHGDSTMLDIWHRETGGSAGGGQAARQLLDARQGLRRPLAEADVQAAPGVQARYTRTAQNEIYRQFHRLPNPDLVMYVFPHLAGTDPVPVPGYSTVFPLYQRVQYAMPGERVEDY; encoded by the coding sequence ATGCCTCGGATCTGGATTGACGCGGCCGCCGTGCTGCTGGCGGCCACCCTGCTCGGCGGCTGCGCTACCAGCAAGGAGAAGCTGCTGCCGCACGGCGACAGCACCATGCTCGACATCTGGCATCGGGAGACCGGCGGCAGCGCGGGCGGCGGCCAGGCCGCGCGGCAACTGCTCGATGCGCGCCAGGGCCTGCGCCGGCCGCTGGCCGAGGCCGATGTGCAGGCGGCGCCCGGCGTGCAGGCGCGCTACACCCGCACCGCGCAGAACGAGATTTACCGCCAGTTCCACCGCCTGCCGAACCCCGACCTGGTGATGTACGTGTTCCCGCACCTGGCGGGCACCGACCCGGTTCCGGTGCCCGGCTACAGCACGGTGTTCCCGCTCTACCAGCGCGTGCAGTACGCGATGCCGGGCGAGCGCGTGGAGGACTACTGA